The proteins below come from a single Nitrospirota bacterium genomic window:
- a CDS encoding HesA/MoeB/ThiF family protein — protein MSLSENEQKRYTRQMMIEGWGEETQKKLKRSTVFIAGAGGLGSPVSIYLAVAGVGNIRICDFDSPDWSNLNRQILHDHSRIGTNKAVSARMTLERLNPDITVTAITDKIVAENVDALVGDSAIILDCMDNFPTRFLLNECAIRKKIPLVFGSIWGIDGRLSFIQSPETPCLRCIFPEAPPKEVFPVVGATPAVIGSLQALEALKYLSGTGPNIKGQLLVWEGSTTDFRKFKIRKDPECPTCGTR, from the coding sequence ATGAGTCTGTCAGAGAACGAACAGAAGCGCTATACCCGGCAGATGATGATCGAAGGCTGGGGTGAAGAGACCCAGAAGAAGCTCAAGCGATCGACGGTGTTCATCGCCGGCGCCGGCGGGCTCGGTTCGCCGGTGTCGATCTATCTTGCGGTGGCCGGCGTGGGGAACATCCGTATCTGCGATTTCGACTCGCCCGACTGGTCGAATCTGAACCGCCAGATCCTGCATGATCATTCGCGGATCGGCACGAACAAGGCGGTCTCGGCCAGGATGACGCTGGAACGGCTCAACCCGGACATCACGGTGACGGCGATCACCGACAAGATCGTGGCGGAGAATGTGGATGCCCTTGTCGGGGACTCGGCGATCATCCTCGACTGCATGGACAATTTTCCGACCCGCTTCCTGCTGAACGAGTGCGCGATCAGGAAGAAGATCCCCCTCGTGTTCGGCAGCATCTGGGGCATTGACGGAAGGCTCTCGTTCATCCAGTCCCCGGAAACGCCGTGCCTGCGCTGCATCTTTCCCGAGGCGCCGCCGAAGGAGGTATTCCCCGTTGTCGGCGCGACGCCGGCGGTGATCGGTTCGCTCCAGGCGCTCGAAGCGCTCAAGTACCTGTCCGGCACGGGTCCGAACATCAAGGGGCAGCTTCTGGTCTGGGAGGGCTCCACGACGGACTTCAGGAAGTTCAAGATCCGCAAGGACCCGGAATGTCCCACCTGCGGCACCCGCTGA
- a CDS encoding HPF/RaiA family ribosome-associated protein, translating to MRLPLQVTFRNFPPSEAIETQISEKATKLDQFFDRIMSCRVVVDETQKRHRQGKLYGVRIDITVPGKEIAVTREENIDVYVAVRDAFDAAYRILEELRRREWGAVKAHGEVPFGRIARIFPDENYGFIQTPDEREIYFHGNSVLNSDFSSLKVGMPVSYREEQGVEGPQALRVAVKRAA from the coding sequence ATGAGACTTCCCCTGCAGGTGACGTTCAGAAATTTCCCTCCCTCAGAAGCAATCGAGACTCAAATCAGTGAAAAAGCTACAAAACTGGACCAGTTCTTCGACCGTATCATGAGCTGCCGCGTCGTGGTTGACGAGACCCAAAAGCGGCACCGCCAGGGCAAGCTCTACGGTGTACGGATCGACATCACGGTGCCGGGTAAAGAGATCGCCGTTACGCGCGAGGAGAACATCGACGTCTATGTTGCGGTTCGCGACGCCTTTGACGCGGCATACCGGATCCTCGAAGAGCTGAGACGGCGCGAGTGGGGCGCGGTCAAGGCCCATGGCGAGGTCCCGTTCGGTCGCATCGCGCGGATCTTCCCGGATGAGAACTATGGATTCATCCAGACGCCGGACGAGCGCGAGATATATTTCCACGGCAACAGCGTGCTGAACAGCGATTTCAGCAGCCTGAAGGTGGGCATGCCGGTGTCCTATCGCGAGGAGCAGGGCGTGGAAGGCCCGCAAGCCCTGCGCGTGGCGGTCAAGCGCGCGGCGTAA